One genomic region from Streptomyces venezuelae encodes:
- a CDS encoding PLP-dependent cysteine synthase family protein gives MRYDSSLAAVGNTPLVRLPRLSPSDDVRIWAKLEDRNPTGSVKDRPALHMIEQAEKDGRLTPGCTILEPTSGNTGISLAMAAKLKGYRIVCVMPENTSEERRQLLAMWGAEIVSSPAAGGSNTAVRVAKEIAAENPSWVMLYQYGNPDNAGAHYATTGPEILADLPTITHFVAGLGTTGTLMGVGRYLREHKPDVKIVAAEPRYDDLVYGLRNLDEGFVPELYDASVLTTRFSVGSADAVTRTRELLQQEGIFAGVSTGAALHAAIGVGNKAVKAGESADIAFVVADGGWKYLSTGLYTAKTTEEAIETVQGQLWA, from the coding sequence ATGCGCTACGACTCCTCGCTGGCGGCGGTCGGCAACACGCCGCTCGTCCGCCTCCCCCGGCTCTCGCCCTCGGACGACGTCCGGATCTGGGCGAAGCTGGAGGACCGCAACCCGACCGGCTCGGTCAAGGACCGCCCCGCGCTCCACATGATCGAGCAGGCGGAGAAGGACGGCCGGCTCACGCCCGGCTGCACCATCCTGGAGCCGACCAGCGGCAACACCGGCATCTCCCTCGCCATGGCCGCCAAGCTCAAGGGCTACCGCATCGTCTGCGTCATGCCCGAGAACACCAGCGAGGAGCGCCGCCAGCTGCTCGCCATGTGGGGCGCGGAGATCGTCTCGTCCCCCGCGGCGGGCGGATCCAACACGGCGGTACGCGTCGCCAAGGAGATCGCCGCCGAGAACCCGTCCTGGGTGATGCTCTACCAGTACGGCAACCCGGACAACGCGGGCGCCCACTACGCCACCACGGGCCCCGAGATCCTCGCCGACCTCCCCACGATCACCCACTTCGTCGCCGGCCTCGGCACGACGGGGACGCTCATGGGCGTCGGCCGCTACCTCCGCGAGCACAAGCCCGACGTCAAGATCGTCGCCGCCGAGCCGCGCTACGACGACCTCGTCTACGGCCTGCGCAACCTCGACGAGGGCTTCGTCCCCGAGCTGTACGACGCCTCCGTCCTCACCACCCGCTTCTCCGTCGGCTCCGCCGACGCGGTCACCCGCACCCGCGAACTCCTCCAGCAGGAGGGCATCTTCGCGGGCGTCTCCACGGGCGCCGCACTGCACGCGGCCATCGGCGTCGGCAACAAGGCCGTCAAGGCCGGCGAGAGCGCCGACATCGCCTTCGTCGTCGCCGACGGCGGCTGGAAGTACCTGTCGACCGGCCTCTACACGGCCAAGACGACAGAGGAAGCGATCGAAACGGTCCAGGGCCAGCTCTGGGCGTGA
- a CDS encoding DUF2017 domain-containing protein, with translation MAGRFDNLPGGGAAIALDEVEISILRSLAVQLMELIGPGDEPAPDADPLAALFAEGPSEPPSDPALRRLFPDAYGDESEELRASAADFRRYTENDLRARKREDALVVVRGLDALAGESAGEAGAVLKLTADESRAWLGALNDLRLTIGTRLEVKDEESEQLYRLPDSDPRKPMVMAYLWLGALQESLVETLMP, from the coding sequence ATGGCCGGCCGTTTCGACAACCTGCCCGGCGGCGGCGCGGCCATCGCGCTCGACGAGGTCGAGATCTCCATCCTCCGCTCCCTGGCCGTCCAGCTGATGGAGCTGATCGGCCCCGGCGACGAGCCCGCGCCCGATGCCGACCCGCTGGCCGCCCTCTTCGCCGAGGGCCCGAGCGAGCCCCCCTCCGACCCCGCCCTCCGGCGGCTCTTCCCCGACGCGTACGGGGACGAGAGCGAGGAGCTGCGGGCCTCGGCCGCGGACTTCCGCCGCTACACCGAGAACGACCTGCGGGCCCGCAAGCGCGAGGACGCCCTCGTGGTCGTCCGTGGCCTGGACGCGCTCGCCGGCGAGTCGGCGGGCGAGGCCGGCGCCGTCCTGAAGCTGACCGCCGACGAGTCCCGGGCCTGGCTCGGGGCGCTCAACGACCTCCGGCTGACGATCGGGACCCGTCTGGAGGTCAAGGACGAGGAGAGCGAGCAGCTGTACCGGCTGCCGGACTCCGACCCGCGCAAGCCGATGGTGATGGCGTACCTCTGGCTGGGGGCGCTCCAGGAGTCCCTCGTCGAGACCCTGATGCCGTAG
- a CDS encoding MoaD/ThiS family protein, with the protein MAIEVRIPTILRTYTDGEKAVEGSGDTLAALFADLETRHSGIEARIVDGGKLRRFVNVYLNDEDVRFLDGIDTKLTDGDSVTILPAVAGGMV; encoded by the coding sequence ATGGCCATCGAGGTCCGCATCCCGACCATCCTCCGCACCTACACCGACGGCGAGAAGGCCGTCGAGGGCAGCGGTGACACCCTCGCCGCGCTCTTCGCCGACCTGGAGACCCGCCACTCCGGCATCGAGGCCCGCATCGTCGACGGCGGCAAGCTCCGCCGCTTCGTCAACGTCTACCTGAACGACGAGGACGTCCGCTTCCTCGACGGCATCGACACCAAGCTCACCGACGGCGACAGCGTCACGATCCTGCCGGCCGTCGCCGGCGGCATGGTCTGA
- a CDS encoding ABC transporter ATP-binding protein — MTELRLHGLSYGRRLRSADLTVRNGETVGLIGPNGSGKTTLLRCVYGTLTATAGRATLDGDDLHALGPKARARRVATVPQDSGTEFELTVRELVALGRSPHKRFWEGDTGADRERAEAALARVGLAGLADRPFPTLSGGERQRALVARALVQDPALLVLDEPTNHLDIRHQLDVLGLVRTLGTTNLLALHDLNLAGAYCDRLYVMVEGRVVTGGTPAEVLTPELLNAVYGVDAEVIPHPRTGSPTVVYLHGPVGGHKLSAM, encoded by the coding sequence GTGACCGAACTACGGCTCCACGGACTCTCGTACGGCAGACGCCTCCGCTCCGCCGACCTCACCGTCCGCAACGGCGAGACCGTCGGTCTCATCGGCCCCAACGGCAGCGGCAAGACCACCCTCCTGCGCTGCGTCTACGGGACCCTCACCGCGACCGCCGGACGCGCCACCCTCGACGGCGACGACCTCCACGCCCTCGGCCCCAAGGCCCGCGCCCGCCGCGTCGCCACCGTCCCGCAGGACAGCGGCACCGAGTTCGAGCTCACCGTCCGCGAACTGGTCGCCCTCGGCCGCTCCCCGCACAAACGCTTCTGGGAGGGCGACACCGGCGCCGACCGGGAGCGCGCCGAGGCCGCCCTCGCCCGCGTCGGCCTCGCCGGCCTCGCCGACCGCCCGTTCCCCACCCTCTCCGGCGGCGAGCGCCAGCGCGCCCTGGTCGCCCGCGCCCTCGTCCAGGACCCCGCCCTCCTCGTCCTCGACGAGCCCACCAACCACCTGGACATCCGCCACCAGCTCGACGTCCTCGGCCTCGTCCGCACCCTGGGCACCACCAACCTGCTCGCCCTGCACGACCTCAACCTCGCGGGGGCGTACTGCGACCGCCTCTACGTCATGGTGGAAGGCCGGGTCGTCACCGGAGGCACCCCCGCCGAGGTCCTCACCCCCGAGCTCCTGAACGCCGTCTACGGCGTGGACGCCGAGGTCATCCCGCACCCGAGGACCGGCAGCCCGACCGTCGTCTACCTGCACGGTCCGGTGGGCGGTCACAAACTATCCGCCATGTGA
- the clpS gene encoding ATP-dependent Clp protease adapter ClpS produces MSVAPIEIERTESAEEVSAVVEPDVPWVTLVHNDPVNLMSYVTYVFQSYFGYSKDKAHKLMLDVHEKGKAVVSAGTREEMERDVQAMHGYGLWATLSQDRF; encoded by the coding sequence GTGAGCGTCGCGCCTATTGAGATCGAACGTACGGAATCGGCCGAGGAGGTCTCCGCGGTCGTCGAACCCGACGTGCCCTGGGTGACCCTCGTGCACAACGATCCGGTCAACCTGATGAGCTATGTGACCTACGTCTTCCAGTCGTACTTCGGTTACTCCAAGGACAAGGCGCACAAGCTGATGCTCGACGTGCACGAGAAGGGGAAGGCCGTCGTCTCCGCCGGCACCCGCGAGGAGATGGAACGGGACGTGCAGGCGATGCACGGCTACGGCCTCTGGGCGACCCTCTCCCAGGACCGCTTCTGA
- a CDS encoding putative leader peptide, which produces MVSHDVSEETPGTPLLVARLHVDLCRLASAMCTSRAAL; this is translated from the coding sequence ATGGTTTCCCACGACGTGAGCGAAGAGACTCCGGGCACACCCCTGCTCGTGGCACGTCTGCACGTCGACCTGTGCCGCCTCGCCAGCGCGATGTGTACGTCCCGCGCTGCGCTCTGA
- a CDS encoding ABC transporter substrate-binding protein, translating to MSWRRPLLPALALVPLLAACSAPSEQTSSAKPGETAQGFPYTVDNCGVKTTYQAPPKRVVTMNQHVTEVMLALGLEKSLVGTAYLDDTVLPAYKKAYDTVPVLAKEYPSKEALLAANPDFVYGGYASAFDAKDGRGRDDLKKSGIGTRLNIEYCPSGSASIDDLYREVREIGRTFGVPDRAETWTREARATVTATEKRLKGTPPVSVFVYDSGDKTAFTAGGKGIGNELITRAGGRNVFADLDKAFGDATWEQVVDRRPEIIVIYDYGSTTVEQKKKRLLDDPALKDVPAIKNRRFAVMPLSDTVLGVRVPAAVDKLAAQLHPAR from the coding sequence ATGTCCTGGCGCCGCCCGCTGCTGCCCGCGCTCGCTCTCGTCCCGCTGCTCGCCGCCTGCTCGGCCCCCTCCGAGCAGACCTCCTCCGCGAAGCCCGGAGAGACCGCGCAGGGATTCCCGTACACCGTCGACAACTGCGGCGTGAAGACTACCTACCAGGCCCCGCCGAAGCGCGTGGTCACCATGAACCAGCACGTCACCGAGGTGATGCTGGCCCTCGGCCTGGAGAAGTCGCTCGTCGGCACCGCCTACCTCGACGACACGGTCCTCCCCGCCTACAAGAAGGCCTACGACACCGTCCCCGTCCTCGCGAAGGAGTACCCCTCCAAGGAGGCCCTGCTCGCCGCGAACCCCGACTTCGTGTACGGCGGATACGCCTCCGCCTTCGACGCCAAGGACGGCCGCGGCCGCGACGACCTCAAGAAGTCCGGCATCGGAACCCGCCTCAACATCGAGTACTGCCCGTCCGGTTCGGCCTCGATCGACGACCTCTACCGCGAAGTCCGCGAGATCGGCCGGACCTTCGGCGTCCCCGACCGGGCCGAGACCTGGACCCGCGAGGCACGCGCGACCGTCACCGCCACCGAGAAGCGCCTCAAGGGCACCCCGCCGGTCTCCGTCTTCGTCTACGACAGCGGCGACAAGACCGCCTTCACGGCGGGCGGCAAGGGCATCGGCAACGAGCTCATCACCCGGGCCGGCGGCCGGAACGTCTTCGCCGACCTCGACAAGGCCTTCGGCGACGCCACCTGGGAGCAGGTCGTCGACCGGAGGCCCGAGATCATCGTCATCTACGACTACGGCTCCACCACCGTCGAACAGAAGAAGAAGCGGCTCCTCGACGACCCCGCCCTCAAGGACGTCCCCGCGATCAAGAACCGCCGGTTCGCCGTCATGCCGCTCTCCGACACCGTCCTCGGCGTCCGGGTCCCCGCCGCCGTCGACAAGCTCGCCGCCCAGCTCCACCCGGCCCGGTGA
- a CDS encoding isochorismatase family protein: MHRALIVVDVQNDFCEGGSLAVTGGADVAAAITDLVGQTAGTSYRYVVATRDHHVDPGAHFAPEGEDPDYVTSWPVHCVAGTEGVGFHPNFAPAVASGAIDSVFDKGAYDAAYSGFEGLDENGRTLAEWLRERDVTEVDVVGIATDHCVRATALDAAREGFRTHVLLDLTAGVAKATTAKALEELATAGVELTGEPVV, from the coding sequence ATGCACCGCGCATTGATCGTTGTGGACGTTCAGAACGACTTCTGCGAGGGCGGCAGCCTCGCGGTGACGGGCGGCGCGGACGTCGCCGCCGCCATCACCGACCTGGTCGGCCAGACGGCGGGCACCTCCTACCGGTACGTGGTGGCCACCCGCGACCACCACGTCGATCCGGGCGCGCACTTCGCCCCGGAGGGCGAGGATCCGGACTACGTCACCTCCTGGCCGGTGCACTGCGTGGCCGGTACGGAGGGCGTCGGCTTCCACCCGAACTTCGCGCCCGCCGTCGCCAGCGGGGCGATCGACTCCGTCTTCGACAAGGGCGCCTACGACGCGGCGTACAGCGGCTTCGAGGGGCTCGACGAGAACGGGCGGACGCTCGCGGAGTGGCTGCGGGAGCGGGACGTCACCGAGGTCGACGTGGTGGGCATCGCCACCGACCACTGCGTCCGGGCGACGGCCCTGGACGCGGCGCGGGAGGGCTTCCGGACCCATGTGCTGCTCGACCTGACGGCCGGGGTCGCGAAGGCGACGACGGCGAAGGCCCTGGAGGAGCTCGCGACGGCGGGCGTGGAGCTGACCGGCGAGCCGGTGGTCTGA
- a CDS encoding amino acid permease, which translates to MTSVQVDKQHDGDEAADTVSGEGYHRALGARQIQMIAIGGAIGTGLFLGAGKGISIAGPSLILAYAAAGLVIFFIMRALGELLMYRPVSGSFSEYAREFMGPFAGFVTGWTYWLFWVVTGITEVTAAATYMTYWWDIPQWLSALVFTVILYGANLISVKLFGELEFWFSMVKVTAIIGMILICAGILTIGFSDAGDTASVTHLWDLGGFFAGKDGIYSTLMTLQMVMFAFLAVELVGVTAGESKDPKTVLPKAINTVPWRIAVFYVGALIMILSVVPWTEFKPGVSPFVAAFEKMGLGVGAAIVNFVVLTAALSSCNSGMYSTGRMLRDLALNGQGPKVFTKLTRSGTPLIGTTFSAALMMVGVWINYQWPGEAFNYVVSFATISGMWAWIAILICHIRYRTRADRGELPESSFKAPGGIWLSAFALAFLALVIVTMAMDAGNRVALYGAPAWGLLLAVAYLVLKARNPEGAAFAKRS; encoded by the coding sequence ATGACCTCAGTGCAGGTCGACAAGCAGCACGACGGCGACGAGGCCGCGGACACCGTTTCGGGCGAGGGTTATCACCGGGCACTCGGTGCACGCCAGATCCAGATGATCGCGATCGGTGGTGCCATCGGCACCGGCCTGTTCCTCGGCGCGGGCAAGGGCATCTCCATCGCGGGGCCGAGCCTGATCCTCGCGTACGCCGCCGCGGGACTCGTCATCTTCTTCATCATGCGGGCGCTCGGCGAGCTCCTCATGTACCGCCCGGTCTCGGGCTCCTTCTCGGAGTACGCCCGCGAGTTCATGGGCCCCTTCGCGGGCTTCGTGACCGGCTGGACGTACTGGCTCTTCTGGGTCGTCACCGGCATCACCGAGGTCACCGCCGCGGCCACCTACATGACCTACTGGTGGGACATCCCGCAGTGGCTCTCGGCCCTGGTCTTCACGGTCATCCTCTACGGCGCCAACCTGATCTCGGTGAAGCTCTTCGGTGAGCTCGAGTTCTGGTTCTCCATGGTCAAGGTCACCGCGATCATCGGCATGATCCTCATCTGCGCCGGCATCCTCACCATCGGCTTCTCCGACGCGGGCGACACCGCCTCCGTCACCCACCTGTGGGACCTCGGCGGCTTCTTCGCCGGCAAGGACGGCATCTACTCCACCCTGATGACCCTCCAGATGGTCATGTTCGCCTTCCTCGCCGTCGAGCTCGTCGGTGTCACCGCCGGCGAGTCGAAGGACCCGAAGACCGTCCTGCCCAAGGCCATCAACACCGTGCCGTGGCGCATCGCCGTCTTCTACGTCGGCGCGCTCATCATGATCCTGTCGGTCGTCCCGTGGACCGAGTTCAAGCCGGGGGTCTCCCCGTTCGTCGCGGCCTTCGAGAAGATGGGCCTCGGCGTCGGTGCCGCCATCGTCAACTTCGTCGTCCTGACGGCCGCGCTCTCCTCCTGTAACTCGGGCATGTACTCCACCGGCCGCATGCTGCGCGACCTCGCGCTCAACGGCCAGGGCCCGAAGGTCTTCACGAAGCTGACCCGCTCCGGCACCCCGCTGATCGGCACCACGTTCTCGGCCGCGCTGATGATGGTCGGCGTCTGGATCAACTACCAGTGGCCCGGTGAGGCGTTCAACTACGTCGTCTCCTTCGCGACCATCTCCGGCATGTGGGCCTGGATCGCCATCCTGATCTGCCACATCCGCTACCGCACCAGGGCCGACCGCGGCGAGCTGCCCGAGTCGTCCTTCAAGGCGCCCGGCGGCATCTGGCTCAGCGCCTTCGCCCTGGCCTTCCTCGCGCTGGTCATCGTGACCATGGCCATGGACGCGGGCAACCGCGTCGCGCTGTACGGAGCGCCGGCCTGGGGCCTGCTCCTCGCCGTCGCCTACCTGGTCCTGAAGGCCCGCAACCCCGAGGGTGCCGCCTTCGCCAAGCGCTCCTGA
- a CDS encoding type II toxin-antitoxin system PemK/MazF family toxin translates to MDTSWWPALAAVVVIALVVVVAGGQKRSNRRPAGRGRGRAPERTRPPGRPAGPRPAPSRPAPSRLPRAGEIWWADVPFEDGPGSKDRPCLVLTVRGDNALVAKITSKYHDERPGVIALPPGAVGDAQGRPSFLETDELRDVPVRDFRRRAGTADPVVWDQVRHLAR, encoded by the coding sequence ATGGACACGTCATGGTGGCCCGCGCTGGCCGCGGTCGTGGTGATCGCGCTGGTCGTGGTGGTCGCCGGCGGACAGAAACGTTCGAACCGCAGGCCCGCGGGGCGGGGTCGGGGCCGTGCGCCGGAGCGGACCCGGCCGCCGGGGCGGCCCGCCGGGCCGCGGCCGGCTCCGTCGCGGCCGGCTCCGTCGCGGCTGCCGCGGGCGGGTGAGATCTGGTGGGCGGACGTGCCCTTCGAGGACGGGCCCGGGTCGAAGGACCGGCCCTGTCTGGTGCTCACGGTACGGGGGGACAATGCGCTCGTCGCCAAGATCACCAGCAAGTACCACGACGAGCGGCCGGGGGTGATCGCGCTGCCGCCGGGGGCGGTGGGCGACGCGCAGGGGCGGCCGAGCTTCCTGGAGACGGACGAGCTGCGGGACGTGCCGGTGCGGGACTTCCGCCGGAGAGCGGGAACGGCGGACCCGGTCGTGTGGGACCAGGTCCGCCATCTGGCGCGTTAG
- a CDS encoding Mov34/MPN/PAD-1 family protein: MLTITRALYDQIVEHSRADHPDEACGVVAGPAGSGRPERFIPMLNAARSPTFYEFDSADLLKLYRDMDDRDEEPVIVYHSHTATEAYPSRTDISYANEPQAHYVLVSTADTDDAGPFQFRSFTIVEGVVTEEDVEIVEAYA; encoded by the coding sequence ATGCTGACCATCACCCGGGCCCTGTACGACCAGATCGTGGAGCACTCCCGAGCGGACCACCCCGACGAGGCCTGCGGCGTGGTCGCGGGCCCGGCCGGCAGCGGCCGCCCCGAGCGCTTCATCCCCATGCTGAACGCCGCCCGCTCGCCCACCTTCTACGAGTTCGACTCCGCGGACCTGCTCAAGCTCTACCGCGACATGGACGACCGGGACGAGGAGCCCGTCATCGTCTACCACTCGCACACCGCGACCGAGGCCTACCCGTCCCGCACGGACATCTCGTACGCGAACGAGCCCCAGGCCCACTACGTCCTCGTCTCCACCGCCGACACCGACGACGCGGGCCCCTTCCAGTTCCGCTCCTTCACCATCGTCGAGGGCGTCGTGACCGAAGAGGACGTCGAGATCGTCGAGGCCTACGCGTAG
- a CDS encoding FecCD family ABC transporter permease, with amino-acid sequence MALALAGIASLALGSVRIPPGQVLDALTGRAAPSPYRTIVLDVRLPRVLLGVVVGAGLAVVGAVLQALVNNRLADPFLLGISSGASAGAVLVLVLGVGGGVTTTIALPGGAFAGALLALVLVYGLARRGGAMTGARLVLAGVAVSYVLSALATLLLVVAGRPEHFQEALYWSLGGLGSARWDTLVLPAAVLVLGVGALLSLARPLDLLLVGEEGATVLGLDTARFRAAVFVLASLVTAVMVAASGAVGFVGLMAPHAARLAVGAPHRRLLPVAALGGALGLVLADLAARTVAAPQDIPVGVLTALIGGPFFLWLMRRRPEGAPL; translated from the coding sequence CTGGCCCTGGCCCTGGCCGGCATCGCCTCGCTCGCCCTCGGCTCCGTCCGCATCCCGCCCGGCCAGGTGCTCGACGCCCTGACCGGGCGGGCGGCCCCCTCCCCGTACCGCACGATCGTGCTCGACGTCCGGCTGCCCCGGGTCCTGCTCGGGGTGGTCGTCGGCGCCGGGCTCGCCGTCGTCGGCGCCGTCCTCCAGGCCCTCGTCAACAACCGCCTCGCCGACCCCTTCCTCCTCGGGATCTCCTCCGGCGCCTCCGCCGGAGCCGTCCTCGTGCTGGTCCTGGGCGTCGGGGGAGGGGTCACCACCACCATCGCCCTGCCCGGCGGGGCCTTCGCCGGCGCGCTCCTCGCCCTCGTCCTCGTCTACGGGCTCGCGCGCCGCGGCGGGGCCATGACCGGCGCCCGGCTCGTCCTCGCCGGGGTCGCCGTCTCGTACGTCCTCTCCGCCCTCGCCACCCTGCTCCTCGTCGTCGCCGGCAGGCCCGAGCACTTCCAGGAGGCGCTGTACTGGTCCCTCGGCGGCCTCGGCAGCGCCCGCTGGGACACCCTCGTCCTGCCCGCCGCCGTCCTCGTCCTCGGCGTCGGCGCCCTCCTGAGCCTCGCCCGCCCGCTCGACCTGCTCCTCGTCGGCGAGGAGGGCGCCACCGTGCTCGGCCTGGACACCGCCCGCTTCCGCGCCGCCGTCTTCGTCCTCGCCTCCCTCGTCACCGCCGTCATGGTCGCGGCCAGCGGAGCCGTCGGCTTCGTCGGACTCATGGCCCCGCACGCCGCCCGGCTCGCCGTCGGCGCCCCGCACCGCCGCCTCCTCCCGGTCGCCGCCCTCGGCGGGGCACTCGGCCTCGTCCTCGCCGACCTCGCCGCCCGGACCGTCGCCGCACCCCAGGACATCCCCGTCGGCGTCCTCACCGCGCTCATCGGCGGCCCGTTCTTCCTCTGGCTGATGCGCCGCCGCCCCGAAGGAGCACCCCTGTGA
- a CDS encoding MBL fold metallo-hydrolase has translation MKLTVVGCSGSFPSADSACSSYLVEADGFRLLLDMGNGALGELQRHIGLYDLDAIFLSHLHADHCIDMCGYFVARYYRHEGGRCDAIPVYAPEGAEQRLTTAYADTPSPTSMSEVFDFHTLKSSTFELGPFTVRTEKVCHPVEAYGIRVEHGGRSLTYSGDTGVCEALHELADGTDLFLCEASFTHGKEDIPALHLNGREAGAQANRAQVGRLVLTHIPPWTDGEQNLADARAVYTGPSELARPGAVYEV, from the coding sequence ATGAAGCTCACCGTCGTCGGTTGCTCCGGGTCGTTCCCGTCCGCGGATTCGGCCTGTTCGAGCTACCTCGTCGAGGCCGACGGCTTCCGGTTGCTCCTCGACATGGGCAACGGCGCCCTCGGCGAGCTGCAACGACACATCGGTCTGTACGACCTCGACGCGATCTTCCTCAGCCATCTGCACGCGGACCACTGCATCGACATGTGCGGGTACTTCGTCGCCCGCTACTACCGGCACGAGGGCGGGCGCTGCGACGCGATCCCCGTCTACGCGCCGGAGGGTGCCGAGCAGCGCCTGACCACGGCGTACGCGGACACCCCGTCGCCGACCTCGATGAGCGAGGTCTTCGACTTCCACACGCTGAAGTCGTCCACCTTCGAGCTGGGCCCGTTCACGGTCCGCACGGAGAAGGTGTGCCACCCGGTCGAGGCGTACGGCATCCGCGTCGAGCACGGCGGCCGCTCGCTCACCTACTCCGGTGACACCGGCGTCTGCGAGGCACTCCACGAGCTCGCCGACGGCACCGACCTCTTCCTCTGCGAGGCCTCCTTCACCCACGGCAAGGAGGACATCCCGGCCCTCCACCTCAACGGCCGCGAGGCCGGCGCCCAGGCGAACCGGGCCCAGGTGGGCCGCCTGGTCCTCACCCACATCCCCCCGTGGACCGACGGCGAGCAGAACCTGGCGGACGCCCGCGCGGTCTACACGGGCCCGTCGGAACTGGCGCGACCGGGCGCGGTCTACGAGGTCTGA
- a CDS encoding nicotinate phosphoribosyltransferase codes for MNAADLGLPVDVPSTALFTDQYELTMLQAALRAGTADRHSVFEVFTRRLPEGRRYGVLAGVGRVLDAVENFRFDPAVLGFLRERGIVDEPTLAWLAGYRFSGDIWGYPEGEVYFPGSPVLRVEGSFAECVLLETVILSILNHDSAIAAAASRMSAAAGGRRLIEMGARRTHELAAVAASRAAYVGGFEATSDLAAGFRYGIPTVGTSAHAFTLLHDSERDAFRAQVESLGRGTTLLVDTYDVAEAVRTAVEVAGPELGAVRIDSGDLLLVAHRVRQQLDELGARDTKIVVTSDLDEYAIASLAAAPVDAYGVGTQLVTGSGHPTCSMVYKLVARARSADPKAPLVPVAKKSVGGKASVGGRKWAARRPDAHGVAETEVVGTGPVPPELVDHQLLVELVKGGEVVAREPLEAARARHIAARAGLPMSAIQLSRGEPVLPTEYA; via the coding sequence ATGAACGCTGCGGACCTTGGGCTGCCGGTGGACGTGCCGTCGACCGCGCTCTTCACCGATCAGTACGAGCTGACCATGCTCCAGGCGGCCCTCCGGGCCGGCACCGCCGACCGCCACTCGGTCTTCGAGGTCTTCACCCGGCGGCTGCCCGAGGGGCGCCGCTACGGCGTCCTCGCGGGCGTCGGCCGGGTCCTGGACGCCGTCGAGAACTTCCGCTTCGACCCCGCCGTCCTCGGCTTCCTGCGCGAGCGCGGCATCGTCGACGAGCCGACCCTCGCATGGCTGGCCGGATACCGCTTCTCCGGCGACATCTGGGGATACCCCGAGGGCGAGGTGTACTTCCCCGGATCGCCCGTCCTGCGGGTGGAGGGCTCCTTCGCGGAGTGCGTGCTCCTGGAGACCGTGATCCTCTCGATCCTCAACCACGACTCGGCCATCGCCGCCGCCGCCTCCCGCATGTCGGCCGCGGCCGGCGGGCGCCGCCTGATCGAGATGGGCGCCCGGCGCACCCACGAGCTGGCGGCCGTCGCCGCCTCCCGCGCCGCGTACGTCGGCGGCTTCGAGGCCACCTCGGACCTCGCGGCCGGCTTCCGCTACGGCATCCCGACCGTCGGGACCTCCGCCCACGCCTTCACCCTGCTCCACGACAGCGAGCGGGACGCCTTCCGGGCGCAGGTCGAGAGCCTGGGCCGGGGCACGACCCTGCTCGTCGACACGTACGACGTGGCCGAGGCCGTCCGCACCGCCGTGGAGGTGGCGGGGCCCGAGCTCGGAGCGGTCCGCATCGACTCGGGCGACCTGCTGCTCGTCGCCCACCGCGTACGGCAGCAGCTCGACGAGCTGGGTGCGCGGGACACGAAGATCGTCGTCACCTCGGACCTCGACGAGTACGCCATCGCCTCGCTCGCGGCGGCCCCGGTCGACGCGTACGGAGTGGGGACGCAACTGGTCACCGGCAGCGGCCACCCGACCTGCTCCATGGTCTACAAGCTGGTCGCCCGGGCCCGCTCGGCCGACCCCAAGGCACCCCTGGTGCCGGTCGCGAAGAAGTCCGTGGGCGGCAAGGCCTCGGTCGGCGGCCGCAAGTGGGCGGCGCGGCGGCCCGACGCTCACGGGGTCGCCGAGACCGAGGTCGTGGGCACGGGCCCCGTCCCGCCGGAGCTCGTCGACCACCAGCTCCTGGTCGAGCTGGTCAAGGGCGGCGAGGTCGTGGCCCGGGAGCCGCTGGAGGCCGCCAGGGCCCGGCACATCGCGGCCCGCGCCGGGCTGCCGATGTCGGCGATCCAGCTCTCGCGCGGCGAGCCGGTGCTGCCGACGGAGTACGCGTAG